Proteins encoded within one genomic window of Macaca thibetana thibetana isolate TM-01 chromosome 3, ASM2454274v1, whole genome shotgun sequence:
- the MKRN1 gene encoding E3 ubiquitin-protein ligase makorin-1 isoform X3 gives MHGVCKEGDNCRYSHDLSDSPYSVVCKYFQRGYCIYGDRCRYEHSKPLKQEEATATELTTKSSLAASSSLSSIVGPLVEMNTGEAESRNSNFATVGAGSEDWVNAIEFVPGQPYCGRTAPSCTEAPLQGSVTKEESEKEQTAVETKKQLCPYAAVGECRYGENCVYLHGDSCDMCGLQVLHPMDAAQRSQHIKSCIEAHEKDMELSFAVQRSKDMVCGICMEVVYEKANPSERRFGILSNCNHTYCLKCIRKWRSAKQFESKIIKSCPECRITSNFVIPSEYWVEEKEEKQKLILKYKEAMSNKACRYFDEGRGSCPFGGNCFYKHAYPDGRREEPQRQKVGTSSRYRAQRRNHFWELIEERENSNPFDNDEEEVVTFELGEMLLMLLAAGGDDDLTDSEDEWDLFHDELEDFYDLDL, from the exons aTATGAACATAGCAAGCCATTGAAACAGGAAGAAGCAACTGCTACAGAGCTAACTACAAAGTCATCCCTTGCTGCTTCCTCAAGTCTCTCATCGATAGTTGGACCACTTGTTGAAATGAATACAGGCGAAGCTGAGTCAAGAAATTCAAACTTTGCAACCGTAGGAGCAGGTTCAGAGGACTGGGTGAATGCTATTGAGTTTGTTCCTGGGCAACCCTACTGTGGCCGTA CTGCACCTTCCTGCACTGAAGCACCCCTGCAGGGCTCAGTGACCAAGGAAGAATCAGAGAAAGAGCAAACCGCCGTGGAGACGAAGAAGCAGCTGTGCCCCTATGCTGCAGTGGGAGAGTGCCGATACGGGGAGAACTGTGTGTATCTCCACGGAGATTCTTGTGACATGTGTGGGCTGCAGGTCCTGCATCCGATGGATGCTGCCCAGAGATCACAGCATATCAAA TCGTGCATTGAGGCCCATGAGAAGGACATGGAGCTCTCATTTGCTGTGCAGCGCAGCAAGGACATGGTGTGTGGGATCTGCATGGAGGTGGTCTATGAGAAAGCCAACCCCAGCGAGCGCCGCTTCGGGATCCTCTCCAACTGCAACCACACCTACTGTCTCAAGTGCATTCGCAAGTGGAGGAGTGCTAAGCAATTTGAGAGCAAGATCATAAA GTCCTGCCCAGAATGCCGGATCACATCTAACTTTGTCATTCCAAGTGAGTACTgggtggaggagaaagaagagaagcagaaacTCATTCTGAAATACAAGGAGGCAATGAG CAACAAGGCGTGCAGGTATTTTGATGAAGGACGTGGGAGCTGCCCATTTGGAGGGAACTGTTTTTACAAGCATGCGTACCCTGATGGCCGTAGAGAGgagccacagagacagaaagtgggaACATCAAGCAGATACCGG GCCCAACGAAGGAACCACTTCTGGGAACTCATTGAGGAAAGAGAGAACAGCAACCCCTTTGACAACGATGAAGAAGAGGTTGTCACCTTTGAGCTGGGCGAgatgttgcttatgcttttggcTGCAGGTGGGGACGACGACCTAACAGACTCTGAAGATGAGTGGGACTTGTTTCATGATGAGCTGGAAGATTTTTATGACTTGGATCTATAG